The genomic segment CTTTGCGCCATCCGGTGACCGCCAGGACCGCGCAGCCCAGCATGACGAGGAACCCCACCACGCTGATCCAGATCTGCTGAGCGACCATTCCGGCCATGAGGAGCGCGATACCCACCAGGAAGCCTGCGACCGCCTGGTAGACCCGTCGTCGGGTGTACGTACGCAGCCCGCTTCCCTCGAGCGCTGTCGCGAACTTGGGATCTTCGGCGTACAGCGCTCGCTCCATCTGCTCGAGCATTCGCTGCTCGTGCTCCGAGAGCGGCACGGAGTCCTCCTCGTCGTCGGCCGCGGGGGCGACCGGTATGCGGCCCTTCCAGGATAGGCAGGGAATCGCCCCCGTGAAACCTGCCCACTTTTCAAACAGCCAGTCCGGGCCGCCACGTCGGGTCAGGTGTTGAGGCTTTGATTCCCCAACCTCCGATCCGTCATGCCGGATGGTGTCCCCCGATCATACGTGTCGCGGCGCCGGATCGGGGGCCCTGGGGCGTACTCCGTCTGCGGCTGCGTCGCTGATCAGCGACGTCCGGCCGGACTTCGGTCACCGGCCGAACACACTCCGGTCACACCAAGGCGCGACCGGTGGTGCGCCTTATGCGCGCTTCTCGCCCAGAACGTGCAGCTGAGTCGCCACCGAGTGGAAGGCGGGCAGCTCGGCGGCCGCGGCCTCCAGCTTCAGCAGCGCCTCCATGGCGCCGGGTTCGGCGTCGACCAGTACACCCGGGACGAGATCGGCGAAGACGCGTACCCCGTGCACCGCACGGACCTCGATGTCCGCGGCCGAGACCAGCTGGGTGAGCTGTTCGGCGGTGAAGCGGCGGGGCACCGGGTCGCCCTCGCCCCAGCGGCCCGCCGTGTCGGTGAGCGCCTGCCTGGCCTCGGCGAAGTGCCCGGCGAGGGCCTTGGCGAGAACGGCGCCGCCGAGTCCGGCGGCCAGCAGGCTCAGCGAACCGGCCGGGCGCAGCGCGTCGACGGCGTTGCGCACGCCCTCGGCCGGTTCGTCGACGTACTCCAGGACGCCGTGGCAGAGCACGGCGTCGTATCCCCCGCGCTCGACCACGTCGAAGAGGCCCAGGATGTCTCCCTGGACACCGTGGACACGGTCGGCGACCCCGGCCTCCGCGGCGCGGCGCTCAAGCGCGAAGAGCGCGTTGGGGCTGGGGTCGACGACCGTGACGCGGTGGCCGAGGCGGGCGACCGGCACCGCGAAGTTGCCGGTGCCGCCGCCGGTGTCCAGGACGTCCAGGGCGTCCCTGCCGGTCGCCTTGACCTGACGGTCGAGGGCGTCCTTCAGCACCTCCCAGACCACGGCGGTACGGAGGGAGGCGCGGGGGCGCAGCGGGTCCGACACGGCAGTTGACTCCTCGGCACGGTGCCGCCGCTGAGGGCGGAGCGCGAACGGCGCAGGTGGTAATGGGTGCTCTCCACCTTATTGCCTCGCGCCGCGGTCCCGGTCATCCCACGTCCGGCCTCCCGGCCCTGGGCTGCGGGAGCACCGGCTGAAGCATCAGCAGCCGTTCGACGAGACGCAGGAACATCGCCGCGTCCCGCAGCAGGTCGTCGGCGGCGCGGCTGTCGGCGGCGCCCGGTATGCCGGCCTCCGCCCGTGCCCTGCGGTCGGCGCCGGAGGCGAACAGGGCGCTCCATTCGGCGAGTTCCGGGGCGATCTCGGGCAGGACGTCCCAGACGCTGCGGATCACCTCCCGGCGGCGCCGGGAGGACTCGGGGCGGCCCCTGGCCGCGAGCACGGCGGCCGCCGTGTGCAGCGCGGCGAGGTGGGCGGTGGCATAGCGCTCGTTGGCCACGTCGAGCGCACCGGCCTCGTCCAGACCGGTGCGGGCCTTGGCGAGCAGATCGAGGGCGGCGGGCGGGGCGGCGGTGCGCCGCAGGACGGGGTGGACGTCACTCGCCGGTCCGGTGAGTGACGGGGCTGCGCCGGTCAGTGAGGGGGCAGGGCTGCCTGTGCGACGCCGGTGTGCGGCTGCCGCGGACGAGCTGGCCATGACGAACCTCCTGTCGTCGTGTGACGGCTCTGTGGCCGTATGTGTCCATCCTGAAGGCCACCACTGACAATGCCCCGGCTGACGCCCGCCATCCCCGGCTGACCAGGCACTTTGCGTCGAGCAAGGGTTCGGGTTAGTTTTTGCACTGACTGGTCAGTGCAAAGAATCGCTTCCCCAGGGAATCCACCGGGGTTCCCCCCTCGCCCCCTCGGGCGAATCCGTCGGGAACGGTTCCAGGAGAAGGAGGAGGCATCCGTGGACGGTCCGCACGGTGCGGCGGTCATCGCCGAGGACTTCGGCCTCAAGGGCCCACGCGGCTGGGCCTTCCGGCACGTACGGTTCGACGCGGAGCCGGGTTCGCTGGTGGCGATCGAGGGACCGTCAGGTTCCGGCCGGACCTGCCTCCTGCTCGCTCTCACCGGCCGTATGCGTCCCGGCGAGGGATACGCCGAGGTCGCCGGACACCGCGTACCGCGCCGGTCGGCCGCCGTACGCCGCGTCTGCGGACTCGGCCCGGTCCCCGGTGTCAGCGAACTCGACCCCGCCCTCACGGTCGCCGAGCACCTGCGCGAGCGAGCCCTCCTCCAACGCCGTTACGGCGGCGCGCTGCGCGCCTTCCTCCGGCCGCGTGCCGAGCGCTCCGCCGAGACCGGCTCCCGTGTCGACGGCGCGCTGGCGGCCGCCGGACTCGACCTCGCCTCCCTGCCCAAGGCGGAGCGGACCTCCGTACGCGATCTGGAGCGGCTGGAGGCGTTGCGGCTCTCCGTGGCCCTCGCCCTCGTCGACCGCCCCCGGCTGCTCGCCGTGGACGACACCGACCTCAAGCTCTCCGACGCCGAGCGCGCCGACGCCTGGGCGCTGCTGCGCTCGATCGCGGCCGACGGAACGACGGTGCTCGCGGTGTGCAGCCAGGCCCCCGAGGACACGATCACCGTGCGGACCCGGGAAGCGGCGACGGTCCCCGGCGCCGGTGACACCGACACCCCCACCGGCGCCACCGCCACCACCGTC from the Streptomyces sp. AM 4-1-1 genome contains:
- a CDS encoding DUF3040 domain-containing protein gives rise to the protein MPLSEHEQRMLEQMERALYAEDPKFATALEGSGLRTYTRRRVYQAVAGFLVGIALLMAGMVAQQIWISVVGFLVMLGCAVLAVTGWRKAPKPGEQQPGAAGGERRQPKQHRTVMNRIEQRWQRRRDEQGQ
- a CDS encoding methyltransferase, encoding MSDPLRPRASLRTAVVWEVLKDALDRQVKATGRDALDVLDTGGGTGNFAVPVARLGHRVTVVDPSPNALFALERRAAEAGVADRVHGVQGDILGLFDVVERGGYDAVLCHGVLEYVDEPAEGVRNAVDALRPAGSLSLLAAGLGGAVLAKALAGHFAEARQALTDTAGRWGEGDPVPRRFTAEQLTQLVSAADIEVRAVHGVRVFADLVPGVLVDAEPGAMEALLKLEAAAAELPAFHSVATQLHVLGEKRA
- a CDS encoding SAV_6107 family HEPN domain-containing protein, with protein sequence MASSSAAAAHRRRTGSPAPSLTGAAPSLTGPASDVHPVLRRTAAPPAALDLLAKARTGLDEAGALDVANERYATAHLAALHTAAAVLAARGRPESSRRRREVIRSVWDVLPEIAPELAEWSALFASGADRRARAEAGIPGAADSRAADDLLRDAAMFLRLVERLLMLQPVLPQPRAGRPDVG
- a CDS encoding ATP-binding cassette domain-containing protein, whose amino-acid sequence is MDGPHGAAVIAEDFGLKGPRGWAFRHVRFDAEPGSLVAIEGPSGSGRTCLLLALTGRMRPGEGYAEVAGHRVPRRSAAVRRVCGLGPVPGVSELDPALTVAEHLRERALLQRRYGGALRAFLRPRAERSAETGSRVDGALAAAGLDLASLPKAERTSVRDLERLEALRLSVALALVDRPRLLAVDDTDLKLSDAERADAWALLRSIAADGTTVLAVCSQAPEDTITVRTREAATVPGAGDTDTPTGATATTVGDTDTTGKGTGHAFARTRRA